The Pichia kudriavzevii chromosome 3, complete sequence nucleotide sequence CAATACAGAAGAAGTCATCGgtaagaagaaagaaatcCGGGATAAAAGATCTAAGAAGTATGAAAAGTAAAGTGCAATCATTTTAAGGCCAATATTTAACCTTGAGTAACTCTTATGTAACTTAGGCGATTTCACGACAGTAGTCTTTAACGCCTaactatatatatatctaaCAGTAACTtacaaaaatatacaattcGAGACGAACAATTATTGTCTAACGATAATTGGTGCtcaattcattgaaatgGCCCTTAAAACAATCCATCGTCATCACCGTCACCAACATCAGCGTGGTTTGCCTCCTTTACGTTTTCTGATCGATGGGGAgtaccattttcaatgctACCATCATGACCATCTTCGTCTTCGTCTTCgtcatcaatgatttttgattttgttctCTTCAGTTTCTCggtttcatcatcgtcacTGTCAGAATTCTGAgcttctgcttcttcaatatcaccaccatcatcataatcatcattCAATGCTTCACTATACTCAGCATCTTCATCGCTATCGTCAATGAATTCCCTTGAAAGTTTACTATCCTTTTGATgaacttttttcttctttgcagCCGGTGCATCACCCTCGTCGTTAacatctttcttctttctgcctcttttctttttttcttttggcTCAGgtgatttttcaagttggtCCTTCAtatccttttcttcttcaagcCTGAGTAAATTCCactcttgttgttgttgctctAGCGCTTTCCTTTCGGCAATGAGTTTAGCCTCAGCCTGCTTGCGTTCCTCTTCTTGTTTCAGCCTGGCTTCTTCCTTTAATCTATCCTCCTCttgctttatttttttagcCTCTCTAAGTCTAGATTCAAAGCCTTGTTCATGACTTTTCTGCTCTTCCAACGACTTTTCCAGTTGTTTCAAAAGTGTGTTACCCATTGATGCTCGAAGCTTCAAATCTTCTGTTGGGTATGGTGGATGCACCTTACTGTCAGCTGCCATATCATTCAAAACGACAATAGCATTTTCCAAGCCTTTGATAGATTTCTCTAAATCTTCCATAGTCCTTTTGTTCGGTGGCAGctttttgatgaaatcagCAAGCTGAAATTCAATGTAGGTTAAATTGAACTTGTAGGCTGGAATAGGGTTTAATTTAAATGACCTATCCGCATATTCAAATGCCTTTTTGAAGCAATCAATATTCTTTTCCGACAGCCCTCTCAATAACCAAGCTCTAGCAAAGTAGTTTAGTAATCTGGCATCATTCCCATCGGTGAACCTAGTCAATGCTAACTCATAGTTTTCAATGGCTTTGGTGAACTGTTTCAAATCCAATAGGCAATGCCCTAAATTTAGATAGACAGTAATATCATTCAACGAATCCCTGACTTTTCTAAATATTTCTAAAGCTAAaccattttgtttcttctcaGCGAATATAATTGCAATACCCTGAGCAGCATAAGCATTCTTGGGATCAAGgttcaaaactttttgatATAACTGTGCAGCCCTCACGTAATATGcatcttttttttgctgGTCTTTTACTTCTCTTGCTAAAGTACAATAAATATTAGCCATTGAGATTAAGGCATAACAATCGTGTGAAGTATATTTGGTCAACGTTTCTCGGTGATGTTCACTTTCAGAGTCCTTTTTGTCGGTGACTAATCCATGTTTGGAGccaaatttttttatatacCAACCATAAAATGATCTCACTTCCAAGTCATCTGATTCTGCTTCTAATAAGCGCTGGACTTCTTCATTAACATTTCTATCTTCGGACAAACAAGCAATTGTCAACCATCTGATTTTTGCACTGACATAATGAGGACATCTTTCAATGATCTTGTTGTAGATGTCCATTGCGTCCTTTATTTTGACAGGGTCATTGGTAGATTCTTCAGCCCTAGCAACATTATAATTTAAAGTAATCTTAAGTGCATCAGTAATCAGTGGTTCTTTAGAATTTTGCGACTCAACGTTTTTAAGCGCTTTCCTGAAATATTCTTCTGCATCACCGACATGATTCTCAAGTAAGGAAAAAACTCCTAAGTTATTAAACAGTATTGCCGAtatctcttcttctgtttttcctgacatcaattcttcatcctTAGCTTTCATTATATATTCCAATGATTTAGAAAGATCACTCTCTTGATACAAGGAAGACAAAGTGATTAAAGCAGAAATAGATACGGCTTCATTTTGGTCATCTGCAAGTTTAACATATTTCTCCAAATATGTAATGGACTTTTTCTtaaatttctcaattttggaGTACAACATACCCAACGCATATGTAACTTCCAAAATTCTAGAGTTCAATTCTTGAACTTTCTCAAGAGCTCTTATTGCATCATTGAGTTCTCCTCTAAGGACCAAACATTGGGAGTAACCAACTCTCGCCAAACTGTTGTTATCATTCAGCTTAATAGAATCCGAAAACATTTTTTGTGCCTGAAGAACATCACCTGTTAACAGTTTGCACCTTGCCATCCAAAACAATGCTTCACTTTTGATGAAGTTAGTTACATTAGTGTTGTTAATAATTTTGTCGCAAATAGCTTTAACAGTTTCAACATCACCCCTTGAGTAATAATATGATGCAAGGATAATGTGAATAACTTGATTGTTAGGGTCCTCCTTGTATGATGCTTTAGCAAAAGACATAGCTTCAACATATTTAgctttgaaattttcatcCGAGGTAGAATTTAAAAAACAGTCATCGAATTTTGCAATGGagatcaaaatctttgcTTCCAAGTTCTTTTCTGGATTAACTTGAATGGAGTTTTGCCAAGCTTGGTTGGCTAGGTCCTTCCTATCAAGAAACCAATAACACAAACCAATACCTATTCTTGGATCTGGCCTTAACAGCGGATTCAATTGTAAGACTTTCTGAAATACTTTTAAAGCAGCAAGATAGTTCTGCCTATACAGGTAAAGTTTACCCTTTCCTAGAAGAGCTAGGCAGTTCCGTGGGTTATTTTGCAACAGAATGTCAAAATTCCTCgattctttttcaaattttgttCTCTTACCTTTATTCTGCTTTGATGTGAGAGATAAAACTGCCTCAGCCAAAATATTACAGTCATTATTTGCGGATTTATTCGTCTTCATAGAGTCCTTGATTTCAGTATTTGCAAGTTCAAAAACTTTGGAATCATCAAACAAGTCCGCCTTTAAGATATGTAACCAAGCAGCAAAACACTTAAGTTCAGACACGTCATTCAAAGAAGAGTTGGCCAAATGTGGAGTCTTCAACGCCTCTTCAATAACAGCGGTTGCCTCAGTGATTTTGCCTAAGTTAGCATAAGCTTGCGAAACTAACATCCAGTATTCTGCAGGACACTCTTCGTTGGATAGCAATAAACATAGTTCATTTGAGTCCTCAGGCAAATCATTGGCTGTGTCTATGACAACTTCCTCACCTTCTTCTCGTAATGGTATTGCAATGGTTGTTGAAGTGAATTTTTCTCTAAGTTTGTcatctttgatttgatcCAAATAGAAATCAGCCTGGAGGGACGCCTCAAAATCGCCCTTGATAACAGCCGGCTCAGTCAATTGAGATCCCATTGAGATGTTTATTATAGACCCTTACACTTTGTCGTGTTGTCAACTCACATTCTTAAAAAAGAGTTTCGTTGATGAACTGGGACATTTTGTCGTTCACTAGACCTGATAAATTCATGTACTCGTCGCTATCGACCGCATACACCCGTACACTACATAATGCTTAATTAGATAAATTTCTACGCTGTACTGATTTtacattatttttttttctttacaaGAAATGTTTTTAAGACACATGAAATAAAAGATTCTTCGGGAAATTCTTGGTTCAGTTTATAGGCTAGATAAAGGTAATAGTACTTTTTGAGATGCCCGATCCAAGTACGGTGAAAATCATGAGACTCCATGTGGGAGGAATATCTAAAGAGTTAGCAAATTCAATTTCCGATTTGGAGCAGAGGTTTTCTAAAATTGGTAAAATAGTAAAACCTTTTGAGGTTCATGAGAAGCCGGTCGTTGAATATCGATTTGCATATGTTACTATGAAATTGAATAAAAAGGAGTATTCCAAGCTTAAGCAGACGTGGGATGGTGTCAAATTTAAAGGatccaaattgaaaatttcgATTGCAACAATTGATTATCGTGCTGCGTGGGAGAAAGACTCCAGAAGGCAAGacaacaaaatcaaggaaaGAAGAATCAGGGAGATAGGAGCGTCGAAGAGGGCAGAcagaatttcaaagaaacaggaAAACCCATTCGATGCTGCTTTAATCACAAAAGGGAGATTTAGAAAAACACCTAGGAAGGGCAacttgaagttgatgacTGTTCGAGTCATATTGAATGGTCGAGCGAAAAGAATCAAGTGTAAAATTAGTAAACTTTGGGGTTATGATAAGAATAAAAAGTTGACCGAGTTGACTCATAGATTCATTGCTGGAGAATGGAGGGATGGTAACGACCATGTTGTTGATCGCTTTACAGGTAAGGTTGTAGTGCTTGACGAAGACGGAATAAAGGTTTACGAGGATAAAGGggaagaaattgttgaGGAAATTATGGACGAAAAGATGAAGCAAAATAAGATCCTTGAAGCTATGCTTAATAAAtacaattttgaaaaacctGTAGAAATCGATAACTCCGAAGATGAATGTGCAGGACCTGAATATGAAATGGATTATTGTAATAATGTGGAGGGGGATGAGGAGAATTCAGCAGAGGAAATCACCTTAGATTATAAGGGAATACCGAAAAAGGATTGTCTTAACCCTACTCCTGCGTCCTTAGTTGAAGGATATAGGCAACTCGAAAAGGTGGTAAACTTTGATACAGGCGAAGAGGAGGAACAAGCGACTTCGATTAATAGcaacaactttttgaaGGGAGGAAAAGCAGAAACAGAAGCGGAGACAGAAGCAGAGGAGGATCATGACTATGAGTTTTTGCCTACCTTTGGTAAACCTGATCCGAATGTCACTAACCTACAtaacgatgatgaaagtGAGGAAGAGTTCATTCCGAGCTTTGGTACCCCCCAAAATACCAATGAGAACACCAAAAATACGACAGAGAAATTAAGGGATTTATTGGACACCAGTAAGATAGCTCAAACGCCAAAGCCTATCGATGTGGTTGAGAAGAGGAAAGACGAAATCTTATTACCTacaataaagaaaaccatGAACgttggtttgttttttccacATTTTGATTCTGCCTTCTTGGTAGCACAGTCACAAATCAATAAACTTAGAGAAATCAGAAttaatgaagaatttggaTATGATGAATGGTTCTGGAAGAGTAGAGGAGAACTAAACAGAGAATTTAGAAAGTTACGTAGAGACGCCTTACGCCGAAATAAGAAGAAGTCTAAAGCTACTGCTTTAATTTGACGGTGATGTGTCGCTTTTTATCCAGGTGATCAATTTGTAAAAGTAGTAAATAATTGCATTGAGAAACTTATTTATTAGTGAAGCTAAAATATCataaaaacataaaaagGGCAGTACGCGTCTTGTGgatatcttttttttcgtcGATGCCTTCACCTAGTATCAACGTACCTCCAATTTTAGAATGAATTTAGTACTAAACGATCATGCCAGTGGAATTCAAATACCCATGGGTAGGTGTGGCCATTCCTGCCGCTTTGATAATATATTTAcaatcttcaacaacttaTCTATGGATGCAGGATAAACATGAAGTACTAAGCGATcgtatttttttgatttttcagtTTGCCAACATGATGCTGTGGATATCTTACTGTTTGGCCATCGTAACACCTCCTGGTTCTCCTGCCCCAGACTATCAATTACCTCAAAGGGAGTTTggaaaacatcaaacaaTGTGGAGGAAGTTTTGCATCAAGTGCAATAAATACAAACCTGAGAGAACTCATCATTGTAGAAAATGTGACAAATGTGTTCTTAAAATGGATCATCATTGTCCATGGACGAATAATTGCATAGGCTTCAAAAACTTCCCTCATTTCATCAAgtttcttgtttggatAGAGGTAACGCTTTTGATAGGGTGGATTTATTATGCCAAGAAACTTTATGGTATTTTCGAAATGAGAAGTTTGCCATCATATCTAATCTCGACTTCGGATGTAACAGTGTCCATAATAAATACATTGATGGTATCGTTCATTCTTCTAACTATCTCGATATTATTTATAAGATGTCTTTCCTCTGCTGCATCAAACCAAACGATGATTGAAGAATGGGAATGTGATAGAATTCAAGATAACTTTTTCACAGAAAAGTTGTGGATCAAGGTACGCCAtaattattcaaaaatataCCCCGACGAACGATTTCCAGATCTAAAATCATGGAAAGTGAATTATAGGATCCTTAAGCAAAACACACAGATTCCTTTAAATTTCACTTATGAGGATTTGGTGTTTCCTTACGACCTTGGTTCTGCGTACCTGAATCTAGTTGATTCTATTGGCCCTTTATATACATGGATTTTACCATGGGGAGGTCCAAATGGGGATGGTATTAATTTTATTAAAGATGCGTTGAAGGAAGACCAAATAAAGTTACCGTTCCCTATAGATGGATCGAATTTTGATGATCCAAAATCTActttttttggaattgatgaCGATAATGAGCTAGTTACAAGCAACGACTGGGCCAACTATTTAGGCGAGACTTTGAATGATTTTGGAGTTGATCTAGAAACTGAGACTTATGATGATAgtaaaaataaatagaatTAACGTAAGTGAGATacactttcttttttcttataaACTACATTAATAATAAAACAATATACAACTTGAATTAACTAGATGTCGACTCTTTCCATAGTTTCATCTTGCTGGATCGTGGAGTCGCCTTCAAAAACAGTAGTTTCTTCTGCAGCATCCTTTCTTTCCTCAGAAGCTTCAGTAACCATACTATTTGCAATCACGCTTTTCTCCTCCTGATTCACTTTAACATTTGCTGCTTCTTCGTTTTTAGAAACCTGAtcaatttccattttgtcGTCAGTTTGTGTATCTCCTACACTGTTGACTTCTTGCTTGAGTTCCGAGACCATTTCTGATGTATCTCCACGTACCTCCTCATTTTGCATTGCAGCTCTATGTTCATCTTTCGCTTCTATCtgtttttgcttttgtttgtGCTCAAACTTGAGATATTCTTCAGGGCCTTGGTGGACCAATACCTGTAGCCTCTCGTTCGCCAACTTCAATCCATCTTCTTTGAGCTCACCAGCGATCCCATaatcaccatcaacaataCTTGCGAGCTTCAAAAGTCTTAATTTTTTCGTTCTCGTATTTGATGGCTGGGTCTTGTAGAGTGAATTCCTTATGAATAAATCATAAGATTCGGGCTCAAATCTCATTCTATATGTATCTTTATCAATCTTAACAGCAAGTTTAGaatcaacaacaccttcaatttcatcctcGTTTTCTTGTTCCATATTCAACTGACTTCTCAAAAATGGAACATTGATCTTAGAAGGATCTAGACCTTCAGTAGGGTGTGACATGGAATAACTTGTCAAATAATATTTCCATTTGCTATCCTTAGTGTCACTACTATCTTTGATAGTTAAATCATCTAAAGCTAGAAATGTGATTGTAGTTGTGAAAGTGGCCATATTATACAAAATTTTGAACATGTTTTCATCAGGATTCATAAAACTTCTAACTTGAACTCTGTAGAGAATTTGATCTTTTATTGAAGTAGTTAAATGGTTACGGTCTTTTTCCATTAGCATTAGTATTTCACTACACTTTGAATCAGAAACAATGGTGTGGCAGTGTTTCATCAAGTTTTGAATCACTCTATCAATTGTGAATAGTTTGAACGCTTTGTTTCTAAATCCATTACGTAAAGACTCTTCGAAGGTACTCTGTTCAATCTTACTATCAATTAGTTTCACACACAATTCAAGTGCCTCACCATATGAATCATCACCCTTGATAGCCACGCCCATGTCTTCCAAATGATGGTCGAGCAAACCCAGGTCAACAGCAAATTTTGTGTCAACTCTagatttgatttctttattaACTTCAGGTGACATCTTCTTTATTTCCAATAGTCTCTTATAGAGAGTGTCAAGATGTCTATAGAAAACATAGATTTGAGTATTCACGAAAAAGTTAAATTCATCTCTTTTTTCACTTTGATTGTCTTCTACTACCTCATCAGAAATCCAGTTAGATTGCGCCTTTTGTGCT carries:
- a CDS encoding uncharacterized protein (PKUD0C05770; similar to Saccharomyces cerevisiae YOL144W (NOP8); ancestral locus Anc_3.6), translating into MPDPSTVKIMRLHVGGISKELANSISDLEQRFSKIGKIVKPFEVHEKPVVEYRFAYVTMKLNKKEYSKLKQTWDGVKFKGSKLKISIATIDYRAAWEKDSRRQDNKIKERRIREIGASKRADRISKKQENPFDAALITKGRFRKTPRKGNLKLMTVRVILNGRAKRIKCKISKLWGYDKNKKLTELTHRFIAGEWRDGNDHVVDRFTGKVVVLDEDGIKVYEDKGEEIVEEIMDEKMKQNKILEAMLNKYNFEKPVEIDNSEDECAGPEYEMDYCNNVEGDEENSAEEITLDYKGIPKKDCLNPTPASLVEGYRQLEKVVNFDTGEEEEQATSINSNNFLKGGKAETEAETEAEEDHDYEFLPTFGKPDPNVTNLHNDDESEEEFIPSFGTPQNTNENTKNTTEKLRDLLDTSKIAQTPKPIDVVEKRKDEILLPTIKKTMNVGLFFPHFDSAFLVAQSQINKLREIRINEEFGYDEWFWKSRGELNREFRKLRRDALRRNKKKSKATALI
- a CDS encoding uncharacterized protein (PKUD0C05760; similar to Saccharomyces cerevisiae YOL145C (CTR9); ancestral locus Anc_3.5) produces the protein MGSQLTEPAVIKGDFEASLQADFYLDQIKDDKLREKFTSTTIAIPLREEGEEVVIDTANDLPEDSNELCLLLSNEECPAEYWMLVSQAYANLGKITEATAVIEEALKTPHLANSSLNDVSELKCFAAWLHILKADLFDDSKVFELANTEIKDSMKTNKSANNDCNILAEAVLSLTSKQNKGKRTKFEKESRNFDILLQNNPRNCLALLGKGKLYLYRQNYLAALKVFQKVLQLNPLLRPDPRIGIGLCYWFLDRKDLANQAWQNSIQVNPEKNLEAKILISIAKFDDCFLNSTSDENFKAKYVEAMSFAKASYKEDPNNQVIHIILASYYYSRGDVETVKAICDKIINNTNVTNFIKSEALFWMARCKLLTGDVLQAQKMFSDSIKLNDNNSLARVGYSQCLVLRGELNDAIRALEKVQELNSRILEVTYALGMLYSKIEKFKKKSITYLEKYVKLADDQNEAVSISALITLSSLYQESDLSKSLEYIMKAKDEELMSGKTEEEISAILFNNLGVFSLLENHVGDAEEYFRKALKNVESQNSKEPLITDALKITLNYNVARAEESTNDPVKIKDAMDIYNKIIERCPHYVSAKIRWLTIACLSEDRNVNEEVQRLLEAESDDLEVRSFYGWYIKKFGSKHGLVTDKKDSESEHHRETLTKYTSHDCYALISMANIYCTLAREVKDQQKKDAYYVRAAQLYQKVLNLDPKNAYAAQGIAIIFAEKKQNGLALEIFRKVRDSLNDITVYLNLGHCLLDLKQFTKAIENYELALTRFTDGNDARLLNYFARAWLLRGLSEKNIDCFKKAFEYADRSFKLNPIPAYKFNLTYIEFQLADFIKKLPPNKRTMEDLEKSIKGLENAIVVLNDMAADSKVHPPYPTEDLKLRASMGNTLLKQLEKSLEEQKSHEQGFESRLREAKKIKQEEDRLKEEARLKQEEERKQAEAKLIAERKALEQQQQEWNLLRLEEEKDMKDQLEKSPEPKEKKKRGRKKKDVNDEGDAPAAKKKKVHQKDSKLSREFIDDSDEDAEYSEALNDDYDDGGDIEEAEAQNSDSDDDETEKLKRTKSKIIDDEDEDEDGHDGSIENGTPHRSENVKEANHADVGDGDDDGLF
- a CDS encoding uncharacterized protein (PKUD0C05780; similar to Saccharomyces cerevisiae YOL003C (PFA4); ancestral locus Anc_6.28); translated protein: MPVEFKYPWVGVAIPAALIIYLQSSTTYLWMQDKHEVLSDRIFLIFQFANMMLWISYCLAIVTPPGSPAPDYQLPQREFGKHQTMWRKFCIKCNKYKPERTHHCRKCDKCVLKMDHHCPWTNNCIGFKNFPHFIKFLVWIEVTLLIGWIYYAKKLYGIFEMRSLPSYLISTSDVTVSIINTLMVSFILLTISILFIRCLSSAASNQTMIEEWECDRIQDNFFTEKLWIKVRHNYSKIYPDERFPDLKSWKVNYRILKQNTQIPLNFTYEDLVFPYDLGSAYLNLVDSIGPLYTWILPWGGPNGDGINFIKDALKEDQIKLPFPIDGSNFDDPKSTFFGIDDDNELVTSNDWANYLGETLNDFGVDLETETYDDSKNK